In Pangasianodon hypophthalmus isolate fPanHyp1 chromosome 5, fPanHyp1.pri, whole genome shotgun sequence, the DNA window ATATATTTGGTCTTCGGTTTTTCCCCACAAGCCTAAACCATTTGGCAAATGTTCTGTTCAGAGCTGGTTTGTTCGGCCAAATCAATACACGTATTTTATCAGTTGCTGAGCTATACCTCAGAGGCTAcggttttattttaatacctcCATGGAGGAAGTGCTGAAGATTCACTTCTTGTTTCTCTAAGTTTTTTTGTTAGTCAGTTTTAAGTCAGTATACGTTTAAAAGGACATAATAAGAACACCCTTTGCAATGTCATCTGtttcacatttcaaaataataaaaaaaaaaaaaaaataatacagaagACTGGAGAATGACTGACAACACACAATGCTTGGTCAGGGTCGTAATAAAATCATTCAAGTATACGGCAGGCAggtagaaataaaataacaacgGCACAAGCGGgattaaagaaaacatgcagcatgatgtagctgaggttgagaaaCTGTCAGAGCCACAATTCATGCATCATGCAGATATTTCTACATCTGGGGGGTTTTCAGTGTTTAAGAAAAATggatgtataaatgagataaatgtaagttccCTTGGATAAGGGTGTGTGCCAAGTgaatggatatttggagcatgATACAGATAATGTTAGTGCGTTACACTCCAACAACACACTAATGCACACAATACTGTTTATCTTATTGAATAATCTGTGTCGTTTGTATTGTAGCATTTTACGATTATTTAACATGACTCGAAACAAGTTTAAAAtagcagattttatttttcatacaagacaaaaaaaaatgactaattaATACACATGTTGaagcacaacacaaaacaaatgaacaatgcAATGTAATTTAAACGATGTTTGTATCACAGCAGCGTTGAATtctggtcagaaggcgttgatcaGCAGctcagtagtgcagctgcacatcgcaggtttatattaatgtgcttgttatcgtttctatagtaacagatcacacacaggtgtatgttgacataaagagataaaaaaaaaaaaaacgtgtaattgttgattccataacattaaaagtatagtttgaaaaaaatcatgacgTGTTATactttaattctttaatatataaaaaatttgttttcctttttataaaaaaaaaacgctttgGTATAGGAAGAagaaaacacttcgggacatgtttgtataggaaaataatcaacttcgaggTGGTAAAACATTTGGAgaccatttaaaataaaaaaaaaaaaaaaacaggacacactgcatatactgtatgtaaaaatCCCATCATGACTGTTACAGGGTTTCCTGGAAGAGCTTGTTGTAGTGCTGCTGGCTTTCAGTGGCCATGACGCTCCTGAGACAAAACCAGAAATACTGCTGCGCTTGAGGATTCCTTGGCCATTCCAGCACGGATCTTTTGTACAGCCTCTTCCTGAGCCTCAGGTACTTGGAGTGACTGGATGAAAATCTCTCCAGGAAAATCAGAATGATGACGTCGTCCTTCTCATCCATGAGCCGCTGGTGTGCCAGGTAGAACGCGGTCTTGAAGTGGCCACTCCGGATAAAGTGAGTGGTCAGGAGGAATATGGTGCGCTTGCTAAGCTGAATGCTTTGAGAAAGGTTCTCAATGAGGGGACAACCCGGAACCCAGTCACGTTCTTCCAAGCAAAGGTGGAGCCTTGGTTCACCACGGTCTTCCAGCTGAACACGGAGCTCCTGCAACACCCAGTCGCTCACCGCCGTGTCAGTTTTATCGTAGACTACAAAGGCGTCGTATGCCGTGCTTTCCGAGAGAAGGCGACGGTAGCCCTTGATTTTGGCGAGGCAGAAGTGGTAGATGTACCACACATCCCAGAGAAAGAGATGGCTGGAGATGGACAGGATGAGGACACTCAGGATCACAGAAGTGGTCAGGATACTGAGAATTATGGACAGAGAGTTATGCTGGCAGGCTTGGAGGTTGAGAGAAATCACACTCTGGCCTCGCTGCGTGCCAGGGGAAGCACAGGTGACGTCAGTGGCTAGTCGGGGAATGTACACAGACGTGCGATTGATCCATCGGACGAACCACGTGGCGTTGCACGAGCACACAAACCGGTTGTTGTTTAAGAACAGAACCTCCAGCTTGTCTATGACGTTTTCAGGGAAGCTTGACTCTTCAATGTACTTGATTTGATTATAACTCAGATCCAGCCTTGTCAGGCTAAACGCATCTTGGAGGAACTCTGGGCTCAGCCTCAAGATTTGATTCTTGCGCAAAACCAGCGTCGCAATAGATTTCGAACAGTTGGAAAGCTTTGGAGGCACGATTGTTAAGTGATTACCACTAAGGTCTAAGAGCTCCAGGTTTGGTAGAAACCTAAGACCGTCCCAGTAGAACGATTTCAATATGTTGTTTGTAATGTGGAATTCTGTGAGTGTTTCCGGAAGGCTTTGAAAAACCTGCTTGGGAATGAAGTTAAGGTTGTTGTGAGAGATGTCGAGGGATTTTAAGAccattaattttctaaaatagCTGTGATATCTCGTATCACCATCTCGCCATAATAGATCAAGGCGGTTGCCTTTAAATTCCAAATATTCCAGAGATAAACTCTGCATCTCCATGTTGGTGGATGTGGATATTTGATTGTGGTTCATTATTAACTTGGTCAGTTTGTGGAGATTTTTGGTAAAATTTAGCATGTGAGTCAAGCCCTCTGCTTCAAAGTAATAATTGTTGTGACTGATGTCCAACACGACTAAATTGCTCAGTTCCTTGAACGCTGAGGAGAACATCAAATCAAGACGATTGTGGGAGAAGTCGAGgtatttcagatttttaagataaataaattcagTACCATTTAAAGCTTGGCTCATGGCATTTCCTGATAGATTGAGACACCGGAGCTCACCGAGATTCAAGAAtcttgaatgtaaaaaaaaaatgttgtttctgctgAGATCCAGGGTTTTTCCAAAGGAGCTACACTGTGTGTTGAAAGGACTCAGAGTTCCAAGTTCTTTATCTTTACTTTTGCAGCTTCGCGCATATTCATCATATCTGAAATAGTGAATCTCTCTCACTTCTCCACTGCGGTACTGAGCGCCTCGTGACATTGGGGAAGTGTCGTCCTGCTTGGGAAAGCCACGTGCCATTGCCAGTGCAGCTGCATGCTCAGCCTCTGAAGGCGATGAGATTTTGTTGTCCGATAAATTGATGATGCGGAAATTTTTCAGCCCTTTGAGGATGCTTAGGTTAGTTAACTTGATGAAGTTTGTCCCGAGGTCAATCATTTCGAGATTCTCCAAAAAAGTCAGAGGTTGAATATCTTGTTGTTTGAGTTCTTGGAACACAAAGCCTCTGATTCTCAGGATCCTGAGAGACTTCAGAGAGGAGAAAGACTGAGACAGGTTTAGTGATGAAGGATACCTCTGGAGCTCATAATTAAAAGAGAGATCTAGTTCTTCTAGGAAAGGCAGTGAATGAggaaaggaagtgtgtgttatgtCTTTTGCTAAAAAGTTGCTGGAGAGGTCTAACACTTGAAGTTCTTTGCAGCCTTGAAACCATTGTGATTGCACAGTAGTGAGAGAGTTGCTGTGAAGCCGCAGAATTTTAAGTTTGGTCAAATTGAGGAAGGAGTGTTCATGAATCTGAAGAGGAGCATCGTTAGCACAAGGAACGCACGGGAAAGGCGCGTTATAACAGCGGGGACAGTTTCCACTCAAATCCAGGATCTCTAACTCGGTCAAGTTGTGAAAATCCTCCGCTACTACCTTCTGTATGTTATTGTTGTATAAGTAGAGCTCCCTGAGACTCGACGGTAGTTTGTGAGGCACATAAGACAAATTGTTTGACTTAAGCGACAGCAAAGTCAATTTGTCAAGCTGCAAAAAAGCGTCCTCCTCAACATAATAAGATCTATTGCATGGGTTTCGGAAGTAACAGTTCTGGCCAAGGTACAGGATCTCGATGTTGGTAAGCTCCGTGAGATTTTCCTTCAGAATTGAAGAAATGCTGTTGACCTCAAGGCTGAGGAGCACGACGTTCGGAGGAAGTCCTTTAGGGATGCTGAAGAGCTGATTTCCGTCCAGGTAAAGCGACTTGAGAGTCTTAAGTTGCCAGAAGCTTCCATTATCGATTTGCACACTTTTTGTGCACACGTGGTCTTTCGGGCCGATCTTGATGGGCACGCAGTTGCAGCGCATGTCGATCTCGGTGATGTTGCTCAGGCCGAGGAAAGAGGTGCCGTTGATGTGAGGAATGTGGTTGATGGTAAGCGTCAGGTTGGTGGTATTGGACGGAATTCCTGGAGGAATCGACGTTAATCCTCTGCTGGTGCAGTCCACTTTCACTTCGCTGTCATTGCTAAGCCTTGACACGTCACATTGCAGACTTTTGGGGTACCATTCGGTTTCCGAGCAAGCAGATGGACAGAAAAGGAGAAGGATGGCTATTTTAAGGACGATGATCCTTCTTGCCATCTACGAGGAACAATATGTGTATTAATGCTTGCGTAATAACAAGCTGTGAAAATGAACCAACATCCTCCATAGAAATTAATACAACTGGAACATACAGTAAATTAGGACACTTTAAATGTACTAACATTCGAAAATTAAACTTACTgacagatttgaaaaaaaatatacataagtataaatataaatctaaatatgaTAAGGATAATAAGAATTAAGAACTCACCTTTTTATTGGGCTCTGGCATCACAGCCTGCCGATCCGTCTACGGTTTTTAAACTCTGCTGCTTGACTCTGGAGACGAATTTCTGAGCACatgttaaacatttgtttttttttttttttctttgaccatgaaaacacaaaaccatAAAGGCAAGTGAGAGTGGTTATATTTAACTCGGGTAACTTCCTCATTATTGAACTACCTACACGCAGGTTCAACcctgatacaaaaaaaaaataaaacacaaatataactGTCTGGTATGAAAAACAAGACgaacatgaaaaagaaataatattgcaaataataattcattaattattctGAGTTTGTTTATAAAATCTTAAATCGGTTCCACATTTAACAgacacatttcatttaattgaaattttaagaataaattctggcaaattttaaaaaaaaaagagtagtcaTTTGCACGGTTTCCGCATAAATGAAAGCAAAACCACACGAGAGGGGAAATTCTTCTTCAGCATTTCCCTAGAGTCACTCGGGACTCTCTTTTTTGACGCTTCACACACCCCTTTTAGTGCTAAGCACACACTGATGTTTCACTGTATTCACTAAAAAAACAAGTACTTAACAAAGCCGACTTGTTGAGTGTGACCTCAAATAACGACACCAGATGATAATAACTCGAAATATTTAATACGCTTGATAATGCAAATAAACCACATTTGACTTATGTAAGGAATTCAGAAAtatgcaaaagttttttttgtttttttttttcattctacgACTGAAGCATTTGTACATAATTAACCAAGCAAATAAGCTGCAAGTGTGCTGTTTCTGAACATTCagaacacatcatatttttaatatcatcACTGGAACATAGGCATAACCCAAGGTTTAAGAATTATAGatttcctgttttaaaaattctatgtattatataatttattttctttacagattacataaaatatacacaagGCATGGATTTTATCAAAGCACGCTGGCCAAATTAAATGGATTTCACCGACCACCacgtgatgatgtcagtgatgatcACGGGTCAAATTATGGCTTTGAAGGAGCTGAAAGTCAGCGgcgtccttttctttttttttttttccagaatgagATCAAAATGGCTGCAAATCCCACGCGGAAATGTCAAAGGTGTCGTAAAAGGAGCTGCTTTGGTCGTCAGTCTGGGATGTTAGAGCAAGTGGAGGAGGGAGGGTCATCATTTTCAGGTTTCTTGTGCTGAAAGTTTTCCTTTCCTGACTGACTTCATTACTTCAGAACTGCGCAGTAGTAACTTTTTAGTCAGAAACAAGTGCTAATTAGTATCAGATGCTGGAAATCACACAGAAGCCCACTTTTCCTATGAGTTGGAGAGATTATTTCCCTTTCTGAATCCCAGCTTTTGTAGaagaattctttggtcgtgAATTGAGTTTGGCAGTCGTAGAATGTGACGCGTTCACCGACAGTCACTGCGACCAATGACAGCCAaagacaaagttctggcagtgttaGAATTTCACCTGCCAGTTTccacccactagccagctctctcctatcatccagggagagtgaaggctaacacgtgctccctctgagacacgtgaagccagccagctgcaactttttgaactgctgcatcACAAGCTTTCATCCaaggaggaaagcgctatccgccccctTCCACATACCTGAACTCACAGATTCCCATGATTCGCTAGCtgtcacactctgagatttttttaaaaactttctcACAAAGACACAACTTTGTTGACGGTTGTCTTTGGTcgcaatggcactaaatcagcTGTT includes these proteins:
- the tlr7 gene encoding toll-like receptor 7, which produces MPEPNKKMARRIIVLKIAILLLFCPSACSETEWYPKSLQCDVSRLSNDSEVKVDCTSRGLTSIPPGIPSNTTNLTLTINHIPHINGTSFLGLSNITEIDMRCNCVPIKIGPKDHVCTKSVQIDNGSFWQLKTLKSLYLDGNQLFSIPKGLPPNVVLLSLEVNSISSILKENLTELTNIEILYLGQNCYFRNPCNRSYYVEEDAFLQLDKLTLLSLKSNNLSYVPHKLPSSLRELYLYNNNIQKVVAEDFHNLTELEILDLSGNCPRCYNAPFPCVPCANDAPLQIHEHSFLNLTKLKILRLHSNSLTTVQSQWFQGCKELQVLDLSSNFLAKDITHTSFPHSLPFLEELDLSFNYELQRYPSSLNLSQSFSSLKSLRILRIRGFVFQELKQQDIQPLTFLENLEMIDLGTNFIKLTNLSILKGLKNFRIINLSDNKISSPSEAEHAAALAMARGFPKQDDTSPMSRGAQYRSGEVREIHYFRYDEYARSCKSKDKELGTLSPFNTQCSSFGKTLDLSRNNIFFLHSRFLNLGELRCLNLSGNAMSQALNGTEFIYLKNLKYLDFSHNRLDLMFSSAFKELSNLVVLDISHNNYYFEAEGLTHMLNFTKNLHKLTKLIMNHNQISTSTNMEMQSLSLEYLEFKGNRLDLLWRDGDTRYHSYFRKLMVLKSLDISHNNLNFIPKQVFQSLPETLTEFHITNNILKSFYWDGLRFLPNLELLDLSGNHLTIVPPKLSNCSKSIATLVLRKNQILRLSPEFLQDAFSLTRLDLSYNQIKYIEESSFPENVIDKLEVLFLNNNRFVCSCNATWFVRWINRTSVYIPRLATDVTCASPGTQRGQSVISLNLQACQHNSLSIILSILTTSVILSVLILSISSHLFLWDVWYIYHFCLAKIKGYRRLLSESTAYDAFVVYDKTDTAVSDWVLQELRVQLEDRGEPRLHLCLEERDWVPGCPLIENLSQSIQLSKRTIFLLTTHFIRSGHFKTAFYLAHQRLMDEKDDVIILIFLERFSSSHSKYLRLRKRLYKRSVLEWPRNPQAQQYFWFCLRSVMATESQQHYNKLFQETL